Proteins encoded together in one Terriglobus saanensis SP1PR4 window:
- the aroA gene encoding 3-phosphoshikimate 1-carboxyvinyltransferase: MSQATSNSIQTIRPAKNLRGSVRLPGDKSISHRYAMLAGLAEGTSVLANFSTGADPHSSLACMEALGATVVKKDDGTIAVTGTTGQFKQPLIDLDCGNSGSTMRMLAGLIAPHPHTFRLIGDASLTPRPMERIRGPLSKMGAKIDLTDGHAPITVHGGPLQAITFDTPIPSAQVKTAILFAGLQANGTTTISESVRTRDHSEHALRAFGAELTRSADAISIEGGQKLHSLNLTVPGDMSSAAFFLCAALLFPESNLVLDDLGMNPTRSALLDVLVGLGLKVKVLNLEEHHGELIGSLQINSSAQLKGAEISGGLSAQLIDELPVLAAIAPYTRDGIKIRDAKELRVKESDRIALVAKNLKVMGAVFTENEDGLDIPGGQTLHGAAIDSGLDHRIAMAFSIAALRAEGETEIHGAEAAAISFPEFYTLLDSLCER, encoded by the coding sequence ATGTCTCAAGCAACCAGCAACTCCATTCAAACTATCCGCCCCGCGAAAAACCTCCGCGGCAGTGTGCGCCTCCCCGGCGACAAGAGCATCTCGCACCGCTATGCCATGCTTGCCGGGCTGGCCGAGGGCACTTCGGTTCTCGCGAACTTCTCTACCGGTGCCGATCCGCATAGCTCGCTCGCCTGCATGGAAGCTCTCGGAGCTACAGTGGTCAAGAAGGACGACGGAACCATCGCCGTTACCGGAACCACCGGCCAGTTCAAACAGCCGCTCATTGATCTGGACTGCGGCAACTCCGGCTCCACTATGCGGATGCTCGCCGGGCTGATTGCCCCCCATCCGCACACCTTCCGTTTGATCGGTGACGCTTCGTTGACGCCCCGCCCGATGGAACGTATCCGCGGACCGCTTTCCAAGATGGGTGCAAAGATAGACCTGACCGACGGCCACGCCCCCATCACCGTTCACGGTGGGCCGCTCCAGGCAATTACCTTTGATACGCCCATCCCCAGCGCTCAGGTAAAGACGGCGATTCTCTTTGCTGGTCTGCAAGCAAACGGCACCACGACGATTAGCGAGTCCGTTCGCACACGCGACCACTCCGAACACGCTCTGCGTGCCTTCGGTGCAGAGCTCACGCGTTCTGCCGATGCCATCTCCATCGAAGGCGGACAGAAACTTCACTCCCTGAACCTCACCGTTCCCGGCGATATGTCGTCTGCGGCGTTCTTCCTTTGTGCCGCGCTGCTCTTCCCTGAATCGAATCTCGTTCTGGACGACCTCGGCATGAACCCGACCCGTTCTGCCCTGTTGGATGTCCTCGTTGGCCTCGGCTTGAAGGTCAAGGTACTCAATCTCGAAGAGCATCACGGCGAGCTGATCGGCTCACTCCAGATCAATAGCTCGGCGCAACTGAAGGGTGCAGAGATATCCGGCGGCCTCTCGGCACAGCTCATCGACGAACTTCCTGTCCTTGCCGCCATTGCTCCCTACACACGTGACGGCATTAAAATCCGCGACGCGAAGGAGTTGCGCGTCAAGGAATCCGACAGGATTGCTCTTGTAGCGAAGAATCTGAAGGTAATGGGTGCTGTGTTTACCGAAAACGAGGACGGCCTGGATATCCCCGGTGGCCAGACGCTACACGGCGCTGCGATTGACTCGGGCCTCGACCACCGTATCGCGATGGCTTTTTCCATCGCCGCGCTGCGGGCAGAGGGAGAAACAGAGATCCACGGCGCTGAGGCTGCGGCGATTTCATTCCCGGAGTTTTACACGCTTCTGGATTCTCTCTGCGAGAGATAG